The Heptranchias perlo isolate sHepPer1 chromosome 17, sHepPer1.hap1, whole genome shotgun sequence genome has a segment encoding these proteins:
- the LOC137334106 gene encoding small integral membrane protein 4: MLRSSRVKRWLNLVPGKRRFGTYRFLPCFFVLGGVLEWIMINVRIGHETFYDVYRRKRSERQYQKTLEELAPSRYQPPSK, encoded by the exons ATGCTGCGCAGCTCCCGGGTAAAGCGCTGGTTGAATTTAGTTCCTGGGAAGCGGCGATTCGGGACCTACCGCTTCCTGCCTTGTTTCTTTGTCCTGGGCGGTGTGCTGGAGTGGATCATGATAAACGTGCGCATTGGGCACGAAACGTTTT ATGACGTGTACCGAAGAAAACGTTCTGAACGACAGTACCAGAAGACATTAGAAGAACTGGCCCCATCTAGATATCAACCGCCTTCAAAATAA